One Solea senegalensis isolate Sse05_10M linkage group LG21, IFAPA_SoseM_1, whole genome shotgun sequence DNA segment encodes these proteins:
- the alad gene encoding delta-aminolevulinic acid dehydratase has protein sequence MQTPAESILHSGYFHPTLRSWQTCAADLRPDNLIYPIFITDSEDAVEPIGSLPGQARYGVNKLEEMLQPLVANGLKCVLIFGVPAKIAKDDRGSGADSDDTPAVLAVKKIRSSFPELLVACDVCLCPYTSHGHCGILNEDGTLNNDASCLRLAEVAVSYARAGCHIIAPSDMMDGRVGAIKQALISNGLGNKVSVLSYSAKFASCYYGPFRDAAQSKPAFGDRRCYQLPPGARGLAIRAVERDVREGADMLMVKPGLPYLDIVREVKDKFPNHPLAVYNVSGEFAMMWHGAQAGAFELRAAVMEAMTAFRRAGADIIITYYTPQLLDWLKA, from the exons ATGCAGACACCAGCTGAGTCCATCCTCCACAGTGGATATTTCCACCCGACGCTGCGGTCCTGGCAGACCTGTGCCGCCGATCTGAGACCTGACAATCTCATCTACCCGATCTTTATCAC agacagtgaggacGCGGTGGAGCCCATCGGCAGCCTGCCAGGACAGGCCAG atatggaGTGAACAAGCTGGAGGAGATGCTGCAGCCTCTGGTGGCCAACGGCCTGAAATGTGTCCTGATCTTTGGAGTTCCAGCGAAAATAGCTAAG GACGACAGAGGTTCAGGTGCAGACAGTGACGATACTCCGGCCGTGCTCGCCGTGAAGAAGATCAGATCTTCGTTCCCGGAGCTGCTGGTGGCCTGCGACGTCTGTCTGTGTCCGTACACGTCTCACGGTCACTGCG gcATCCTGAATGAAGACGGGACTCTGAACAACGACGCCAGCTGCCTGCGCTTGGCAGAGGTCGCAGTGTCGTACGCTCGTGCTG GCTGCCACATCATCGCTCCCTCTGACATGATGGACGGACGAGTCGGAGCCATCAAACAAGCGCTCATTTCTAATGGTTTGGGAAACAAG GTGTCAGTGTTGAGCTACAGTGCAAAGTTTGCCTCCTGTTATTATGGACCTTTCAG agaTGCTGCTCAGTCCAAGCCCGCGTTTGGGGACAGACGCTGCTATCAGCTTCCTCCTGGAGCCCGAGGACTCGCCATTCGAGCTGTG GAGCGAGATGTGAGAGAAGGCGCTGATATGCTGATGGTGAAACCAGGTCTGCCGTATCTGGACATCGTGAGAGAGGTCAAGGACAAG TTCCCCAATCACCCGTTAGCCGTTTACAACGTGTCCGGAGAGTTCGCCATGATGTGGCACGGCGCTCAGGCCGGAGCGTTTGAACTGAGGGCGGCTGTGATGGAGGCCATGACCGCCTTCCGCAGGGCAG GCGccgacatcatcatcacctacTACACACCTCAGCTGCTCGACTGGCTGAAGGCGTGA
- the tmem203 gene encoding transmembrane protein 203 produces MLFSLRELVQWLGFATFELFLHLLALLVFSMLVALRADMLTPTLSWWLVFVPLFAADGLSTYFTAIVSIRLYQENEKRVAVLRLVWVLTVLSLKLVCEVLLCQKLAEQEQARDLWFGLIVSPLFILLQLLMIRACRVN; encoded by the coding sequence ATGCTCTTCTCTCTGAGGGAACTCGTCCAGTGGCTGGGCTTCGCCACCTTTGAACTCTTCCTGCACCTGCTGGCGCTGCTGGTCTTCAGCATGCTCGTGGCCCTGCGCGCCGACATGCTGACGCCGACGCTGAGCTGGTGGCTCGTCTTTGTGCCGCTGTTCGCCGCCGACGGCCTCAGCACGTACTTCACGGCCATCGTGTCCATCCGGCTGTACCAGGAGAACGAGAAGCGTGTGGCGGTGCTGCGGCTGGTGTGGGTGCTGACGGTGCTCAGCCTGAAGTTGGTGTGCGAGGTGCTGCTGTGTCAGAAGCTGGCGGAGCAGGAGCAGGCCAGGGACCTGTGGTTCGGCCTCATCGTGTCGCCGCTCTTcatcctgctgcagctgctcatgATACGAGCGTGTCGCGTCAACTGA